The DNA region GTTCCTGGAACCCGTCAAACCGATAAATCAATCAGTTTGCATTGCCGTCTTCCTGTGCTGGATCCAGGGTCCAActgaatcttcttcatcaaggTTAACTCAGGGCTTATAATATGATCATATGTTTTTATCAGAAATACTTTTTCTCATTAAGACCATATATGTACCACTACACTCTCTTACAAGCTCTCAAACATCAATGATCAAACTCAAAATCTTAAACTGAAAAACACAATTACAAAAACAACTTAGCTCTTCTAAAAACAATCACAACCCActcaaaaaaaagcaaacacaaccaaaaacagaTTCTCACAacttataaaaaagaatatgtgAAATCGAATGAcagagatttttttatatttttgttcttgttacTGATGATCTCTCTCTTCTGAAATGATCTCTGAGCTTTCATCTATAACTTCCCCTACATTGTTTCCATTGAAGAGTGGATTAGCTTCAAGCTGAGACATTTTCTCCTTTGATTCATTCATCAGCATCTCCACAACTTCAGACATTGTTGGTCTCTTCTCTGGCTCCCTCTGAGCACAAATAAGCCCAATCCAAGCTACCCTTTTCAGCTCGTCTTCTACATACTTCCCATTCAGCCTTTGATCCACAATTTCACCAAACTTTTTTTCGTAAACCAAAGGTAAAACCCATTCGGTGATACCCTGTTTTGTTGTTAAGCTTGCCCTTTCAATAGGTCTCTTACCAGTCACAAGTTCCAGcaaaacaacaccaaaactATACACATCTCCCATGTCTGATTCTTTTCCTGATTCGATACATTCTGGTGAGAGATATCCAATGTTATTACCCTTGGTGATTTTGTTACCTCCATCTCCTGCATCATCTGGCATCATCTTACCATACCCGAAATCTGTAACCCGAGCTTCAAGCTCAGAATCGAGCAGCACATTGCTTGCTCTCACATCTCCATGGACTATTCGAGGTGTGGCAAAATGGTGCAGGTAgctatacaaatacaaaaaaaatacaaaaatcagtCAATAGTAGATACTTCCAATCTATATGAACTATCTTGATCCTGAAGAGGACTTACGCGATAGCCTGAGCAGAGGTTACAGCAATATTCATCCGCCTGGTCCAATCAAGAAGCGAATCAGATGAATGCTGACCATGAAGATGAGAGACCAGGCTCAAATTTGGCATGTAGTCATACACAATGAGTCTTTCTTGTCCTTCAGCACAGTAACCTCTTACACTCAATAGATTCTTGTGGCGGATACGGGCAAGAATCTCGACTTCTACAGCAAAAGTTATCTCTTCTCTACTACTCCATGCCTTCAATCTCTTGACTGCAATCTACAGACAACAGCAACAAAAACTCATTACAATATGAAGATCAAAGAGACCAAAATCTACACATTGTGATTCTACTAACTCAAAACAGTTATACACAGTAATTCGATACAATGCTGACCCGGAAAAGAACAGATATATCATTACTTGAGAACATAACAGATTTCTATATATCAAGTAAGTCATAGATATATCATTACTTGAGATCCATCCCATAGCTGACCCCAATACACACTGCCAAATCGACCTTCACCGAGCTTGTTATCGTAATTAAAACTGTTTGTGGCTGCGTGAAGTTCCTTGAGTGAGAAAATCCTCCATGACGGCTCGgttttcaccttcttctcccTGTGTAATTTGTGACATCAAACATTAGTTTCTTCTCAGGTCTATCAAATCCCGAATCTTAAGCTTATCCAACAGAAGATTATAGTtcgaaaaatccaaactttacacaaaataccaaattttgaaCATGAAGTAGACTCCTCCTAGATTCAAGAGAACTCGAGAGAAATGATATAAATCACAAAAACCCTAACCAAAACGGATAAAACCAAGAACAGATTTTTGAAGAGCACAACAAttagataaaacattaaaacccataaaaccaaatcaaagttGAAATCAAGAGAAAAACTCATACGTACCGATCAAATCCCTTTCCACAGCAAAAGCAACTAAACAATTGCATCTTTGAACAAcccacaagcaaaaaaaaaaaagtgatcttTTTTCGTTTCTACACTCTTCTTCGTTGCTGCAAAGAGggacagagaagagaagagaagagtaaagGTAACGCCTTTTTTCAATCCTGGAGAATGTAAcagcaaagcaaaaaaaaaacagaaacctctTTGGTGCTTAATGAGCGAGAGAGAGAATTCGATTTTacttcttgaagaagagaaacaaatttttcttaGAATATTCTTCTTTGCTTAGCCACTTTTTTGAATGTGGGTTGTGTGTTTGTTTAGctgttttaatttgaaaatttatacaCTTTATAAAGAATCACATTATAATATTAGTGGGAATGATTGTGCATATCCACACATATAGTATTTATAtagtaataaattaatttaaaaggtATTATTctatgtattgtttttttttttttttgaattttttaagcTTTCCTTTTCATGTCCTGTTGATGACTCATGACAACTAatcaaaatttcttaaatttgaATATTGGTGAATCTACAATTACAAAAATCTTTCAATTTCttgtaaaaaatttcaaatattagaTTTTTCATAGTGTGTGAAGATCTCTATggggaaatattttttttttgaaaaaactctatttgtttttattttttatgttttgtcacCAAAAAACTCTATTTGGTTATATTGTTAAATACTCAATGTGGTCTGAAATAAAATGTTAGCTTTTATATCATAAAATGCCATTTCTAACTTTCTACCAGCCTTTAACCAAAAGAGGTCCAACTAATCATGTGCTGGTTGATTCATTAACCCAGTTTTGAATAAGATTTACCTAAATCCAGTTATTTCATGTTCATATCATGAATAATTACAACcactattttaaatatatatctatatctaCAAGAATTGAATATTTGGGAAATTTTGGATAGAGAAGCCAATCAAAAAGGGTATGCTGAAGCCCAACCAAGTTTAGTGGCCCATTTAATGCAACAAATTCAAAGATAAGAACCGGTGCCGTTTTTACCATTTGGCTGAATCAAGCACAAACCCAAATACGCATCTAGACATCTTCTTCTACCAGCATTCAGAAAACAATGATCCAAGAGCATTTTGATTTCAATACAAAGTACTTTAGTCTCATCACCAGCATGATAGCAAATGTAGAGCAATCTCTACAGCTCCTCCAACTGAGAGATATCGCaaaagaatttgtttccttttgacgTGAAGGAAGAAGAGTAAAATCTAGTTTCTAGTATAAACTGTAATGTTTGTTACAAGAAAGAATCATACTTggtagtatattatatatacacccACATGTGTAGTGAGTCTTCATCAGTCATCATCACTACACCAAACTATCTAATACTACTTGAATCTCGAACCCTTCTTCCCTTTACCATTTCCTCTATCTCTTCCTTGTAATGCTGAAGcccagaagaagagagagatccAAATTAGTACTGCAGTAAAGATCTTTACGCGATCTTGAATCATCGACGCTACTCCCACAAGACCTATACAACACAAATCAAAGGAAAAGAGCTTTTTAAGTCAAAGAAACAAGATGTGAAACCAAACCACAACTGTGAATCCAACTGATTGTTGTAAAGACTTTATCAAAGACCAGACATTCACAAGTTGTAGTGCTTTAACATAAAACGGtcacaaagatcaaaactttaggCATAAACCCTAATCGATCTTGAGCAATTCGATTATCTCTGCATCTAAGAATCAATACCAGCAAAAAAATTATTCCCAGTTCGAATTCTGTAATGCAATTTCATCGAATTCGAATGAGTGAAAACAAGAATTAGCagtaaacaaaatcaagaactcAGAATTGGAACATAGTAATTAGGTCTTATGGGTAAGAAGGGAAACACAAACTTGTGGGCTCAGTCGTGTTTTTAGGCGGAGGTGGGTCGGGACTAGGCGGCGTTGGAGGGCCGAGAGGAGCGACGGCGATGCGTCTTACGCGGACGGGAGTGGCGACGAAGAAAAGGGTCTCGGTCTGAGGATGAAGCCGAGAAAACGGAGACGGTGAAAAGCACGACTGAGATGGAAGAGAGAGGCTTTGACGGAAGCGATGAAGGTAAAGGTTGGAGCTTGGACTTGTGTTGGAAAACGCTGTCGCCATTTTTCTTCACAAGATATTTTTGGATCTTACAGttcgttttctctttattttattttattcatatttgttattttaaaaatttaataataactGATAATCAAATGTGTTAACAttacaaaaaatttgtaaaaattgttCTTTTACACAAAGcaattttttccttaaaaaatattcaaatattatagtttattcaaatattattatatttttaacaaaaaaaactgaacgatacactaattttttttccttttcgacAAAAAATCAGTTCAAATGAACTAATTGgaagggaaattgtttacaaacaaaacttgATGTGGAGATGTACGCGTTTGGCATGCCAAAAAATCTGCacttacattagcatttctagaaactaaagataaagagaaagaagaaaattcctccatatcaatcttgatgtcgtcaaggtacaccgagaaagctggccagtcggaaggagaagacaccatcttcaccaaatctgaacAGTCTATATAGAAAGCCACCTCTCTGAAATTATGGCCGATCATGCAGCGCATCGCCCACAGGAACGCTTCAGCTTCATCATGTAATGGAGACAAACTTCACCGGAAATTCTTGGCTCCCAAATTCGGCGACGGAGTCTGGAACGAGGTACAACACCATCCAGCACCTGCAAACGGATCACTtgctttccaagatccatctatgAAGCATCGATATCCCGAAAAGACCGTAGGGAGGGAAGTAGTAGCCCCCCCTAGCTGGTAACCCTGAAACTACGGAGATAGAGGGAGAGGTCTCTAGATCGACCTCCACCTGAGCCTGCTGCCACGATGAAGCTTCTCCCTCTGCTATCCTAACAATATCCTCCGGCCGCTCCACAATATTGTCAAAAACGCGTGCATTCCTTGCTGTCCAAATATACTACATAAACCAAAAGAAAGCCGCAACATGAGCCCCGGAATTCTGCTGCCCTAAAAAGTGGTCAACATTTGCATACACTGAATCCGTCAGGAAGGAAATAGGCCCCACTGGCACGTGTGCTAGGGCCCAAACTTGACGGGCCGGAGGACAAACAAAAAGTGCATGGTTTATTGTTTATGTATCCGCCCCACACCGTACGCAACCTAGATCACAAGCAATACCCCGTCGCCCCAAATTTGTCGAAACCGAAATGCATCTAGATaaaacctgccacataaaatgttgtattttaggAGGGCAACGAACCCTTAAAACACTAGCGAGGAGGGAGGTAATTTCCGGTCCAGAATCAGTTGCCGCAAAAGTCTGAATTACGTCATGACATGGAGTGTGGTAACCTGATTTAACTGTATACAACCCAGTTTTTGTGAAATCCCAACCGAAAGGATCATCCTTTTGGTTACCACCCAATGGAATAGCCCCTATCAATGCAACATCTAGTGGATCAAAATGCTTATTAAGCATATCCATACGCCAAGTGTTTGTCTGTCGATCAATTAACTGATTCATTTGAAGAGAAGGATCCTTTACCAAACCCTtacttaaagctggtctcgggaattgagctggtACCCAAGGGTCAGACCATATGGAAATGGTGTCCCCGGAGCCAACCCatttaataagccctttattaaccagagagcgagcggAACATATACTCCTCCATCCATAGGAGGGAGAGTATGACCTAATCGGATCCAAAGGATGCGTATTCCTATAGTACCTACTTTAAAAAACCCTGGCAAATAGTGAGTCCGGAACATCAATCATACGCCATAGTTGCTTGGCCAATAAGACCGAattaaaatcatccacattcctAAAACCGAATCCACTCAACTGTTTACTAACACACAATTTTTCCCAGGCAAGCAAGCAATGCATGCCCACCATTAGCACTAAAATACTGTATTTagtaataacaaataatttaatgCGTAACAAAAACTTTATGGAAAATGAAATATGCAGAACATGACTACATGTATAGCATACaaaatgagcaaaaaaaaaaaacaaatcactaaTACTGTACATTATAGATATGGActtcttgttttatatttttggctATATTCTGCGTACAGTAATTACGAAATTAGCAAATTTACGATCCATACAAATAGCAAAGCAAACCACCCAAACAATACAACATTCTTTGCTTGTTCATTTGGTCTATCATATTGTATCATCACTTTTGGCTTCTTTCTTTTGCGCGCAGATCAATTACTGTAAATAGCAATTTATTCCATTCGCATTACAAACATAAAACGAGTACAACATTCTTGGCTTATTCTaccaaaagaaccaaaaacaacACTCGTACCACTTAGGCTCTTACTCAACAGATATCTCCTGAACATCTTTCTTTGGCTTCTCCGTCCTAGGAATCACAACACTGAGCACACCATTCTTGAGCTCTGCTTTGATATCCTCAACCTTAGCATCATCAGGCAAAGACAAGCTCGTGTTGTAGTAACCATAACTCTTTGAAGACCAGTACTCGTCTTCTTCAGGtgaacctttttcttcttccgcCTTGTGTTCTCCTTTAATCACCAATACTCCATCATCTACCGTGATCTTCACGTCCTCTTTGGTTAGCCCTGGAACATCGTATCTGAGTTTGTAACAGTCGTCTTGCTCTTTCACTTGACCCATTAGTTGAGATGGTCTAATGTTGAAGTTGTCGAAAATTCTGTTTATGTTCTCTGATGCTTGCATCAGAGCGTTTCCTAGACTTGGAGtaaaaaactctgttttcaaGTAAAATGAGAGAGAAGTTAATTAATTTGATGTGACTTATCCAacgaaaatgtaaaataatccaaaacttcctgttatatatatatatatatatatataaatcgtgGATCGTTTAAACGAATatctaaatatccaaaatttcaaaagttaaGATTTGCAACGGTTCCTCTTGaattattcataatatatttgtaatttaatgaaGAACTCTtatcatttaataattttaatgatcaatctaaaaacaaaacaaaaataaaagtagtgATAATTTTgctaaaaatgtatttcaatgataaataaactaaaatgaaattattCATGTTTCTGATAATTATATAGATCAAAGAAATACAAACGTACCATTTAGGGCAGGAGCGAAGTAGCCATGGTCGTCAGTGTTACGCCAGAGACTTTTGCGGCCACGTCTCCGTGGGGAATTGCGTTGAGGAGATTTCTTCTCGGACACACTCACTTGTGtgttcttcttttcctcttgtTGTTCACTAGTAGTCGAAGTAGCCATGTATCTGTTTAGCTTCACTGGATTATGTCGATTACTGACCATACCCCTTTCACAAGATTGACCAATCAGACTAGGAGACAGTTTTTGTTGAAGGTTTCTCAAAGCTAGACGAGCTAGAGCCATTGTTAATTTGCAAATCgatatttttcttgattttttttttgttttcttgttatctTTGGGTTTGAAAGAAAAAGCCAAGAATTGTTGGATTTATAAGGATGGGATTAGGGTTTATGGTAATTGTTTCTGAGAGGTGCTAGAAGTTTCGAAGAGTTTCTGGTTTTATTTCACTATGGAACCTAATaggttcttgtttcttctagTTCTACAACATTTTTCTGGATAATCacaagattcttttcttttcaatacttttttttttcttaaatggaatatttaaataaagatgatgaataATCGTGACACAAGACCAAACCACCTTGAGCTAGCACATTCTTAGAAAGATCAAAAATCATTTTCGTTTATTCTTGAAATTCgtctttaatttttcatttctttaaacTAGAGACTTTTGTCACCGtgtataaaatttgaatttccaAACAACTGTGGCCACTCTATTGTCAGACATTCAATACATAGTTGTAAACGGTACACTGGAACAAATATTAGATTATCAAAATTCAATTGTTTTTCAGTttgatttatcaaaaaaagGTTCTTTCTAAGGCAACTTTGTCGTCAAATCTCTCGTTTTACAATTTGTCTAACCATTTTACCTATTATTACACTCATAAGTCATAAGTAGATATAACTCGTTTTGATCCtctaaattttcaaaacccTCAGAAACGACAAATAAAATAACCCGTTTGATAATGGTAAAAGCTTGCTGTCATattgataaaaaagaaaaactattatATAACAACAGgatgaaatgaaaaataatagtGCAAAGGCATGAACCATGCTTAAGGTTTTGCAACTAGAATCTACTTTGTTTTTCTACTTAAAAAACAAACCGTTCATAAtcttttctaaaaatcaaaaatgggACCGTTAACGACATAAAAAGCCATGTGTCCAGAGCATTGTCGAATTATTTAGCTTTTGGACCGACCTTATCCATCTTTGGACCGTTGTTGGCATATTATAGTGGCCTcagtgtttatttgttttctcattAAACACATCAAATACTAATGGTAAGTTAGGTTACAGTTAGTGGGTAAGCTTctggtgagaaaaaaaaaaaaagaaataaactatTAGTAGTATTGAAACAAGAACCAAGATTGTCCCAgtgaatgatttttattaatagaCGTCAATTTTATAacttttagaaagaaaaaaaaaacagagatccaAATTTTTTATACATAGAGAGTTTAtagtaattttgtttcttgaatcaGAACCACACTAAACCATGAATAAAGGCGGTCGTCTTTTCAGTTTTAGAGGTGTTGAAATGCATAAAACATAAGCTATGGTCCTGATAGGTTTTATGATTTTCAATAGTTATtaactatataataatttaatataaaaatctaaacaagaaCCAGacacgaattttttttttttttttttNGTGAAACGTCACGTGCTTTTGGCGGTTAGCAATTTGGACCGCCGGTTGGTTTTCGTTTACAGAATACAGTGTCCCATTATGGTTTTGCTACGGTTCACCAAAAACTGACATGTGGAGACTGATGTTAGAAATAGATTTTGGTCAAAATTTGGCTACTTGATCAtgagtaaatataattaatgttaCAAGTGTGTATAAAGTTAACAACTGATGATATGTACTTTTTCTTcctgatatttttaagaaaccgtcaaattttgaaaagaatacGAACCATCGATCATTCACATGTCTCATGTGTGTTATCTTTTGAAGACTAAAGTTATATCATTGATCACTATATTACTTATGAGTCGTCGGTCGAATATTCGGAATATACACAATCATGCTTACAGTTACACTGTTCTTCACTTTGTGCAAAAGATTTGAGAGATAAACTAACATACTAAATAATGTAAACactttattaaattaatctatgttttaaaacatttcacgacaaaaaaagaaacagttgTTGCTATTTCTGTTCAGATAACTATTTTGGATTCTAAactagaattttaaaatattaattatgatGGTTCTACAAACATAAATCATCTGCCTCCAGCACAATAATTCAAATCTGACAGCATCAAACCAACATTTATTTAACCGGTCGAACTACTAacaattcaattttatttttctaataaataccATTTTTGTCCCTAACTAATCAAAACTATAGTATTTTCACACATACtgtattaagaaaatatattagaatatataagtaaattagtgattaacaatTTCTTAAAGTCATTATATTTCTTAAAGTCTACTGTTCTTTATTACTATTAActaaaacttttcttttaaattttctcAACTCTTAAAACCagttgattaataaaatatgttttcgtAATCCTTAAAACcagttgattaataaataataacatatatcCCTTTACTTTTGACTccttcaacatatatataaatctggatttttgtttgatattggtATATAATCGAATGTTATTTACCCTCTCCCTTGTCGTTAAAAACTCTATTTCAAATGTAAATTACCTAAATCACTACATGGCTGATTTTTCTACTAGAAATTTTACATACAAGAGAATCATCCGAAAAGCTAATAATTATCTACaaaagttataataattatctttttttttctattttttttttgggataacaaagtttttttatttttaaagggTCAATAGGAGCACTGAACACGATGAGCTCTGTCCCTGAGAATCCCATTGTACAAAGCTATCCGATTAGCAGGCATGTCGTTTCTACAAACCGAAACGGTCTTCTCCGGTTCAATCATCTGTTCCGGTACAATTCTCTTAAGATTTTGCTCCATCTTCTTACGATACTCTTCACCGTTACCTTTCGGCTCTTTCACATTCTCTGCaaatttcactttcttcttcttcttcctctgtttcccctgtttcttcttttcctctggcataaaaaaaaaaaaaaaaaaaaaagaaaaatttttgaaaaatttgtagCCCTGAGGAGTGAGGAGGATGATCGGAGAAGAAAAATCGGTGAAAAGGGTACCTGAAGAAAGACAAGAACGGAGGAGGATTTTTTGATCTGATGTCTGAGTACCTGACGAGAATTGGCGGGAAATAGCAAGAAACAGAGCAGTGCTTGAGAAAACCATGGCGGTTGCGATCACTACGCCGTGAGAACAACTTAGTATACAAGTCATGGTTGGTGTGTGTGTTGCTTTCTTGTAAGATTCCTTAGCCAAAGATTCagaacagagaagagagagagagagagagagaaggagagcaGAGAGGGAGTTGGTGATCAATGAATGTGTAAAGAGAGCATGTGTTGTGTTGCAGAGATATTGTTAGTaccatcaacaacaaagacaagTACTGTTTAAAGTTCAACGGTGAGAGATCTCTCTGCtctcttttggtttaaataaaagttttctttgagaatttgagtttgaaagAAATTAGTGAAAAAGGTCTTctgaaaataaatcaaaaggtGAAGTTATTTGTGTGTGTGCTGTCTTCTCTTTATTATCTTCTGTTGGAAAAAGTAGAGAAAGTGTGTGAACGATTGGGGTTTGGTTTAGTCACAGACTCAGAGactccaaaaaagaaaaaaaaaatcaagttgtAAATGGGAAAAATCTTCTATCATAACTAATTCTTCATTGTCTTTAGTCTTACACTATATTTATAACTAGATGCAATGCATTGAGTTATTTTGTTGTAagataaaatgattaaattataaCTTAGTCAACAAATATTCTCACCATAATAATTTCACTTTGtggaaagttaaaaaaaatatattacacatttgtgtgtgttttatataAGTTAGTGGTCAAATTTCTTTACTATTACTATATTTATGAttagttaaatatttatattttcttgattatatACTACACATTTTGGTgcatatcatttttgttttatcttttaaaagCCTATGGAATAACTTTAACTAGACGTTATCTATTATGAACTTTATACGAttgtattaaattaaaattttatgcaCGTGTGGTTTAATTTTTACtatattcaataatttttttgtaataatttattcaattacATCTCTCGCCAACTTCTCtt from Camelina sativa cultivar DH55 chromosome 3, Cs, whole genome shotgun sequence includes:
- the LOC104778172 gene encoding PTI1-like tyrosine-protein kinase At3g15890, producing the protein MQLFSCFCCGKGFDREKKVKTEPSWRIFSLKELHAATNSFNYDNKLGEGRFGSVYWGQLWDGSQIAVKRLKAWSSREEITFAVEVEILARIRHKNLLSVRGYCAEGQERLIVYDYMPNLSLVSHLHGQHSSDSLLDWTRRMNIAVTSAQAIAYLHHFATPRIVHGDVRASNVLLDSELEARVTDFGYGKMMPDDAGDGGNKITKGNNIGYLSPECIESGKESDMGDVYSFGVVLLELVTGKRPIERASLTTKQGITEWVLPLVYEKKFGEIVDQRLNGKYVEDELKRVAWIGLICAQREPEKRPTMSEVVEMLMNESKEKMSQLEANPLFNGNNVGEVIDESSEIISEERDHQ
- the LOC104778174 gene encoding uncharacterized protein LOC104778174, giving the protein MATAFSNTSPSSNLYLHRFRQSLSLPSQSCFSPSPFSRLHPQTETLFFVATPVRVRRIAVAPLGPPTPPSPDPPPPKNTTEPTSLVGVASMIQDRVKIFTAVLIWISLFFWASALQGRDRGNGKGKKGSRFK
- the LOC104778175 gene encoding 26.5 kDa heat shock protein, mitochondrial-like; the protein is MALARLALRNLQQKLSPSLIGQSCERGMVSNRHNPVKLNRYMATSTTSEQQEEKKNTQVSVSEKKSPQRNSPRRRGRKSLWRNTDDHGYFAPALNEFFTPSLGNALMQASENINRIFDNFNIRPSQLMGQVKEQDDCYKLRYDVPGLTKEDVKITVDDGVLVIKGEHKAEEEKGSPEEDEYWSSKSYGYYNTSLSLPDDAKVEDIKAELKNGVLSVVIPRTEKPKKDVQEISVE
- the LOC104778176 gene encoding uncharacterized protein LOC104778176, whose translation is MTCILSCSHGVVIATAMVFSSTALFLAISRQFSSGTQTSDQKILLRSCLSSEEKKKQGKQRKKKKKVKFAENVKEPKGNGEEYRKKMEQNLKRIVPEQMIEPEKTVSVCRNDMPANRIALYNGILRDRAHRVQCSY